The Actinomycetota bacterium genome contains the following window.
CGGGGTGGGCGGGGCCGGGGTGGGCGGAACCGGGGTGGGCGGGGCCCGGGTGGGCGGGGCCCGGGTGGGCGGAACCGGGGTGGGCGGGGCCGGGGTGGGCGGGGCCCGGGTGGGCGGAACCGGGGTGGGCAGAACCGGGGTGGGCGGGGCCCGGGTGGGCGGGGCCCGGGTGGGCGGGGACGGGGTGGCGGTGGTGGTGCCGACGCACCGGCGGCCGGAGTTGGTCGTGGGGGCGGTGGAGGCGGCGCTGGGCCAGACGGTCGCAGTGGACGAGGTGGTGGTCGTGGTCGACGCCGACGGGGGTGGGGCCGAGGAGACCGAAGCCGCCCTGTCGGCCATCGGCGACCAGCGCGTGCGGGTGGTGCGCAGGCCGGGACGGGGCGGCCCGTCGCAGGCCCGCAACGCGGGAGTGGCCGTCACCTCGGCCCCGTGGGTGGCCTTCTGCGACGACGACGACCGCTGGCTGCCGTCCAAGCTGGCCCGCCAGCTCGACGTGCTGGCCCGCGCCGGATGGCCGCCCGACGCGGTCGTGTCCACCGGCGTGGTGGCCCGTAGCCCGGGCTCGGAGTACCGGTGGCCCAAGAGGTTCGTCGACGGGACCAGGTCGGTGGGCGAGTACCTGTTCTGCACGCGGACACCGTTCCAGGGTGAGACGCTCCTGCACACTTCCACGCTGTTGGCCTCACGATCGCTGCTGGAGGCCGAACCCTTCGACGAGACCCTGCGCAACCATGAGGACTGGGACTGGCTGGTCCGGGCCGCCGGGCGGGGAGCACGGTTCCTGGCCGTTCCCGAGCACCTGGCCGTCTGGCACATCGAAGAGGACCGGCCCGGGCTCACGGCCGTCACCGGCGACTGGGAGCGTTCGCTGGCCTGGGCCGGGCGCCAGCGGGGACGGCTCGGCGAGCGCGCCTACTCGGCCTTCTGCCTGACCGTCGTGGCCGGCCGGGCCCGGGCCTCGGGATCGGCCCGGGGTGTGGGGGCTGCGCTGGTGGCCGCCTTGGGAGGCTCACCCCCGGTGCGCAACCTCCTGTGGTTCCCGTTCTACGCCGTCCTCTCGCCGGGTGTGCGCCGCCGGCTCCGGGCCCGTCTCACCTCCGCCCGGCTACCTTCGGGACGATGGTCCGCACGATCGTAGGTTTCCGGCCGGCCGACGGGGACGGTTGGGTGGCCGAGCTGTCGTGCCTGCACACCCAGCACGTGAGGCACCGCCCGCCGTTCCAGCTTCGGGAGTGGGTGCTGACCGAAGAGGGGCGGGCGGACCGGGTGGGAAGCCCGATCGAGTGCCCGCTGTGCGACCGGGCCGAGCTGCCCGCCGACCTAGAGGTGGTGCGGGCCCTCGGGCCGTTCGACCAGACCACCCTGCCCGCCGGCCTGGGGCGTGCCCATCGGGTGGCCGATGGCATGTGGGGCCGCCTGACAGTGACCGAGGGCGAGGTCACGCTCACCATCGAGACAGAACCCCCGCTCGTGACCGTCGTCGGGCCCGGGCAGTCCCATCCCATCCCACCGGCTGTCGACCACGCCGTAGCCCTCGCCGGCCCAGCCCGCCTGGCCGTCGAGCTCCTCGCCCGCCCGGC
Protein-coding sequences here:
- a CDS encoding glycosyltransferase, coding for GVGGAGVGGTGVGGARVGGARVGGTGVGGAGVGGARVGGTGVGRTGVGGARVGGARVGGDGVAVVVPTHRRPELVVGAVEAALGQTVAVDEVVVVVDADGGGAEETEAALSAIGDQRVRVVRRPGRGGPSQARNAGVAVTSAPWVAFCDDDDRWLPSKLARQLDVLARAGWPPDAVVSTGVVARSPGSEYRWPKRFVDGTRSVGEYLFCTRTPFQGETLLHTSTLLASRSLLEAEPFDETLRNHEDWDWLVRAAGRGARFLAVPEHLAVWHIEEDRPGLTAVTGDWERSLAWAGRQRGRLGERAYSAFCLTVVAGRARASGSARGVGAALVAALGGSPPVRNLLWFPFYAVLSPGVRRRLRARLTSARLPSGRWSARS
- a CDS encoding DUF3565 domain-containing protein, translating into MVRTIVGFRPADGDGWVAELSCLHTQHVRHRPPFQLREWVLTEEGRADRVGSPIECPLCDRAELPADLEVVRALGPFDQTTLPAGLGRAHRVADGMWGRLTVTEGEVTLTIETEPPLVTVVGPGQSHPIPPAVDHAVALAGPARLAVELLARPAPGPPH